One part of the Pogona vitticeps strain Pit_001003342236 chromosome W, PviZW2.1, whole genome shotgun sequence genome encodes these proteins:
- the LOC144584988 gene encoding uncharacterized protein LOC144584988 translates to MECEKSFSRRRNLRSHQRTHTGEKPCKCMECGKSFSQSNSLSSHQRTHTGETPYKCIECGKSFSLSCVLRLHQRTHTEEKTHKCMECGKSFSRSGELTTHQRTHTGEKPYKCMECGKSFSQSGHFRLHQRTHTGEKPHKCMECGKSFRSSDALTSHRRTHTGEKPHKCMECGKSFSRSDALTAHRRTHTGEKPHKCMECGKSFSQSGRLSLHQRTHTGEKPHKCMECGKSFSDTGGLRIHERTHTGEKPHKCMECGKSFSCSSNLRIHQMSHTEEKPHKCMECGKSFSGRGQLRLHQRTHTGEKPHKCMECGKSFNQSGHLRVHQRTHTGEKPYKCMECGKSFSQSGHLRLHQRSHTGEKPHKCMD, encoded by the coding sequence atggaatgtgaaaagagtttcagcaggagaagaaatctgcgttcacatcaaagaactcacactggggagaaaccatgtaaatgcatggaatgtggaaagagcttcagtcagagcaatagcctcagttcacatcaaagaactcacactggggagacaccatataaatgcattgaatgtggaaagagctttagtctcagttgtgtccttaggttacatcaaaggacgcaCACTGaggagaaaacacataaatgcatggaatgtggaaagagctttagtcgcagtggtgagcTGACgacacatcaaaggactcacactggggagaaaccatataaatgcatggaatgtggaaagagctttagtcagagtggtcattttaggttacatcaaaggacccacactggggagaaaccacataaatgcatggaatgtggaaagagctttagaagCAGTGATGCCCTTACGTCACATcgaaggacccacactggggagaaaccacataaatgtatggaatgtggaaagagctttagtcgcagtgatgcccttacaGCACATcgaaggacccacactggggagaaaccacataaatgtatggaatgtggaaagagctttagtcagagtggtcggCTCagtttacatcaaaggacccacactggggagaaaccacataaatgcatggaatgtggaaagagttttagtgacACTGGTGGCCTTAGGATACATGAAAGAACAcatactggggaaaaaccacataaatgcatggaatgtggaaagagctttagttgcagtagcaaccttaggatacatcaaatgtctcacactgaggagaaaccacataaatgcatggaatgtggaaagagctttagtggcaggggtcagcttaggttacatcaaaggacccacactggggagaaaccacataaatgcatggaatgtggaaagagctttaatcagagtggtcatcttagagtgcatcaaaggacccacactggagagaaaccatataaatgtatggaatgtggaaagagctttagtcagagtggtcatcttaggttacatcaaaggtctcatactggggagaaaccacataaatgcatggattga